The region TTCGCGCGAGTGCACGGTTTTTACAACGATGTTTCTCAAACAGTGTTGACGTTTCGGCACGAGAATTCGTTCTGCAACCCAACGAGAGTCCTACGTCGATATGTGCCGGAGCCCAGAAGTCTCTAAAAATTGCCTTCCTAGGCGTACCAAACGTTGGAAAAAGCTTGTTAACCAACTTATCAAGCGATCGGTAATcatctttgtttttaatatttatctaaattaaatgcataaatttgtatacttgtataaattaaattatcttgtCTACATaggtttaatttattaagttatCTTATTTGTATCTCTTACTTGCACAAAAATCATAAAGAAGGAGCATTCTACAaaagtttattacaaaaatttatattacttatttttactttattatcaCATATATGGAGGAGTAAAAACCATAGtagtgtaagtcaaatttttaaaattattttctcgtgcgcatagatgcaatttatgtattgtacagattgcatttatccacacgagaaaatatttttaaaaatttgacttgcaCCACTATGGTTTTTATCCCCctatatgtacaattcttcGTATACATATTACGTCTTTAAATAGGTATGCCCTGTATCTTGCAAGGCGCACACCACACAAGCTAAAGCACGTGCAATATATTGCGAAGGTGATGCTCAGCTGATATTCCTGGACACCCCCGGCATGGTCTCCACGAAAGAgtctaaaaaattcaagttaGCCAGTAGCTTCAAAACAGATCCAAAGACTTCCTTGCAAGCGGCAGATATTGTGGGAATTGTGCAGGACGCAGAGAATGTATATACCAGGCACAAGATTGATACAAACATATTAGAACTCTTGACGGATGATATAAGAAGCAAGATTCCTATAATTCTGGTCATTAACAAAGTAGACAGactaaagaaaaaggaaatattaCTCGATTTGATACACACTCTGACCAAGAGCAAAAAATCTCCAGATTTCTATGACATATTTATGATATCCGCCTTGACTGGGGATGGCATTAACGATTTGAGGGTAAATTTATGactattgtaaataatatttatataattcttggAAATGACAATATAATTCCCATATTTGGAATATTTGTACCGTctgtatttcattatttttttgtgctTTGCAGACTTATTTGTTAGACACGGCTAAGTCACGAGCCTGGGAGTACGAAGGGCATGTTTACAGCGATAATACGTGCGAGGATGTAATACGACAGACGGTGCGGGCAAAGTTGATGGATATTCTGCCGAACGAGGTTCCATATCGTTTACAGGTGAAGTTGGAACACTTTGATCCAGCACCCGACGATAGTATCAAGGCACTGGTGTCCGTCACGTGTCCAAACAAGCGAATTGCTCGTCTACTAACGCGCGGCAGCAATAACAGAATAGGTCAGACCGCCGTTATAGCAGAGGAAGCACTGCGGCACGCTTTTCGAACGTCGGTGAGATTGAAGATAAGCGTGCAATCTCCATCGTGATTCGGCTtgtatttgttatttgtaaaataaagttgaatATCGCTTAATCTCgcatttataaagttaaatgtTTGCGATaagattaatgttttaatacaAACCGAAACCAAAAGTCAAGCgccgatttaaaaatatatttctacattGCGTTACCTAACAACTATATAGACTCCTATTTATACTATACCgcttgttatttaattatatatttaattctaatactATGCcgtttttttagaatatattttgttgGTTCAAACATATTCCAAAACTTATAACTTTCTATTCACGGAGATgtacatgaaaaaataaatatatttatacattgcatattaaatctttatttattggaagaatagtttttaaacaaagtatctctaatttttggaaaaaaaatgcaatcagtaaaaataaaaatacatatacactattctaatttttgaagataaaaaaatttatacaccGTACAAAAATAGAGGTGTAGGtacttttaaactttaaaatataatataaagtaaaatataactgTATTAACATATGTTAATGTGTAGGTAcatatctctatctctataaCACAatctgttatttttacatatttcttcgTCACATTTACATGACGGATCACAGCTGTTGGAATTCTTCACGCAACCGCACATTCGTGAGGAGCAGTTCCCTTTACAGCTACAACCAGTGGCTTTCCAGGTTTGAACTGGCCTTGCCTGTGAAATAATCAGTTATTCCATCAGTCATAATAGTTAttccataataaaatttgttcatAGGTTTAGAATTataagcaaatattttaaaaatttaaagaaaggaactatttacagatatgactaaggctgcattccgatattcaccgtcagcaactttcagtactgaaaatctataatatacgtgacgtaaaatatagatttgcagtactgacagtgaatatcggaatgcagcctaaAACTGCCTTTGTTTTGGCGCTTTTAGCGCTGAAAGCATCGTTCTATCTTCATTTGATATTCGATGTGCAACGAAGATGAAATGATGCTTacagcgctgaaagcgtcaAGACGAACCCAGCCTAATTGCaacacaattttattcttctcttGATCATATTCTGGTTTctgtaaaatatcaattaatttattttcaggttaCTATACATAAAAACATCATACATTCAAATGATAATATTACCTgatttttacacatttcaTTGTCACATTTACATGACAGACCACATTTGTTGCTGTTCTTCACGCAACCACAAATCTGTGAGGAGCAACTCCACACAGATTTACAGCTACAACCAGACTTTCCAAATATAGCTGATGATGTTGCTTTTGGAATGCGGTGAAGGGACTTCTGACCGTATACAACATGGTCAGGTTTCTTAGATCCTTCCACGTGTTTTTTTGTCAGATTGATTACTTGTTTCTCCAACTTggcaactttatttttaagactATTATCAACGTTTTCGGTCTGCTTACCAATGGTTTTTGAACCACTACAAAGTTAGATTTCTCATGTTATAATCATTATCACACAATggagaataatataaagaatatatgtaaatattgagTATAAGCCCCTCCCTCTCTGCCgatttctttgtaattttcaaatgttgTGTATTTTGAATTGCAAAAAAGATTCTAAGAAGGAAAATCATCACTCATgatccatttatttttaattaatacttaaaaatatcacTATGTGTGGGtaagtaagaaaataataatttgcggatatatattttttcttttacataattatatattattttaaaattataatctttgttaaagcagaaaatagTAGAAAGCATAAATACAAAGTATTTCacgcaaaatatatatctatattaattaattataatttattttataattttatttataatataaaaaaaattaatatataaaaaaataattaatatagggTCTCTACACCGCTCTGCACAACGCGCGAGAACGGAACCCATTCCTGCTCCTCattgtacatatatcaatataattattgtaatacaaCAACGATAACtatttataactataataactttttaacagaACCAAAATAGACATGCGATTTCAGGTGAACTCGTTTCTCGCTTACCTGGGCAAAACTATATTTAGGCGTCTCACTTTATGGTGCCCCACCCTgtacatatatcaatataattattgtaatacaaCAATACAACAATGATaactattactacgtttacgcgagcgttacttctgtagtaacttacgataattccttcgcgtaaacgggattttccttcgcgtaaacgagattttgtagtaacttacgataatttattccaaacgagtgatatatcgtaagttactacagaaataacgctcgcgtaaacgtagtatattataactataataactTCTTAACAGAACCAAAATAGACATGCGATTTCAGGTGAACTCGTCGTTTCTCGCTTACCTGGGCAAATCTGTAGGCTCTAGAAACGGTCCCATTCTCttcatttttcctttttcttgaGACACTCCGCGATAATTGACGATCTAAAGTGATCTAAAGACCAATTCAGACTTCTTCTTCTACGACTTGAAGGGTTCTGTTCGGGGCCGCTAGGGACGCGCAACAGTTGCTCTCAGCGAGAGAAGGGAGTATACCCGTGTCTCTTGAGAGCGACTGTTGCGCGTCCCTAGCGGTCCCGAACAAAACCTTTCAAGTCGTGTATAAACAGTCGCTACCCATAACGAATAtcacaaaaaagaagaagaagaagaagaagaagtctGAATTGGTCTTTAGATCGTCAATTATCGCGGAGTGTCtcaagaaaaaggaaaaatgaaaagaacgGGACCGTCTCTAGAGCATACAGATTTGCCCAGGTAAGCGAGAAACGAcgaattatattgatatatgtacatacaggGTGGGGCACCATAAATTGAGACACCTAATAGTTTTGCCCAGGTAAGCGAGAAACGAGTTCACCTGAAATCGCATGTCTATTTTGGTTCTGTTAAGAATTAagttattatagttataatagTTATCGTTGttgtattacaataattatgttgatatatgtatagggAGCAGGAATGAGTTCCGTTCTCGAGCGGTGTAGAGactctatattaattttttttttatattaattttttaaaatttatattataaataaaattataaaataaattacaattaatatagatatatattttgcttttgaaaaatactttgtatttatactttctactattctctgctttaacaaagattataattttaaaataatatataattatgtaaaaataaaagtcaaagaaacaaaatatatatccgcaaattattattttcttacttaCCCACACATAgtgatatttttaagtattaattaaaaataaatggatcATGAGTGATGATTTTCCTTTTtagaatcttttttacaatttaaaatacataacatttgaaaattacaaagaaatcGGCAGAAAGGGGGGGCTTATACTcaatatctacatatattctttatattattctccGTTGTGTGATAATGATTATAACATGAGAAATCTAACTTTCTAGCGGTTCAAAAACCATTGGTAAGCAGACCGTTGATagtcttaaaaataaacttgctAAGTTGGAGAAGCAAGTGATTAATCTCACAAAAAAACACGTGGAAGGATCTAAGAAACCTGACCATGTTGTATACGGTCAGAAGCCCCTTCACCGCAATCCAAAAGCAACATCAGCTATATTTGGAAAGTCTGGTTGTAGCTGTAAATCTGTGCGGAGTTGCTCCTCACAGATTTGTAGTTGCGTGAAGAACAGCAACAAATGTGGTCTGTCATGTAAATGTGACAATGAAATGTGTCAAAATCAGGTAATATTATCATTTGAATGTATGATGTTTTTATGTATAGTAATaacctgaaaaaaaatttattgatattttacagAAAGTAGAATATGATCAAGAGAAGAATAAATTGTGTTGCAATTAGGCTGGGTTTGTCTtgacgctttcagcgctgtaagcatcattttattttcgttgcaCATCGAATATCAAATGTAGATAGAACGATTCTTTCAGCGCTAAAAGCGCCAAAACAAACGCAGTCTTCTTAGTCATATCTGTAAACAGTtcctttctttaaatttttaaaatatttgcttatAATTCTAAACCTatgaacaaattttattatggaaTAATAagagttttttaataatattaagaactGATTATTTCACAGGCAAGGCCAGTTCAAAACTGGAAAGTCACTGGTTGTAGCTGTAAAGGGAATTGCTCCTCACGAATGTGTGGTTGCGTGAAGAATTCCAACAGCTGTGATCCATCATGTAAATGTGAcgaaaaaatatgtgaaaataaCAGATTGTGttatagagatagagatatgTACTAATACATTAACATATGTTAATAcagttatattttacaaatgtaaagtttaaaagtactttatatatatacctctATTTTTGTACggtgtacaaaattttttttatcttcaaaaattagagtagtttatatgtatttttatttttattgattgtatttttttccaaaaattagagatactttgtttaaaaactgttcttttaataaataaagatttaatacgcaatgtataaatatatttattttttcatgtacATCTCCGTGGATAGAAAGGTTATAAGTTTTGGAAtatgtttttgtttaattttataatttattttccaatgGAAATTgggagaatttttttattggacAAGAAGAATGCATtccgaaatttaattatcaaaagaGGAACAATATTTCTGTCCATACATATATGATTGTACAATTATCCCCTTTCTAGTTAAACGATAATTTCCGGCTCATTGTATAtagaatatctatatatattatattcccCTGATGCTTcgtcgatttttatttaaatttggtgGTTGCGACAAAATTCGGTAAACTCGTCTTCTTTACCGACTGTCGACAATACAGATCACTTTATATCCCTTTCTAGATTAATTTAACTCTATGGCGTTGATATCTTTCTTCCTTCGCAGAAGATCttctataataatttgatCTATGAAAGTGAGGTTATGTCCAGTTATGACACCATAAGATAAACGCGGGAAATCTGTCAAACGCGTAGAAGCGGCAGTGATAATGGCGCAGCGTCGTATAGAGTAAGTagatctaataattatttgataatttgatataatttaatgtataatagatGCGACACACAGCTTATCTAATTAGCATAGCAATTTTTTCcatgtacatacaattttGATGTCATTTTTGCAGCTCCTTTTTCACTAAAATATCATCCACGAAGGAGAATTCGAACCAGGATAATTTGGAGAGGTATGTTTCGCTGTTAATAATCTCTCTTCTTCTATAGTAGTCGATTATGCTAAAAATCCTCGCCACGTGCTCACGCTTGAGCTCGCTGGCTCTACCGGCTCGACGGCTGGAGCTTGCAGTCGCAGCTCACAGCCGATTCGTTGTCGTTTTTAATTGGATACATACAACCAACAGTCACAACTCGTCGGACAAGCAGGAGAATCAGGATGCAGTGGAGAATGGCAAACGGAAGAGGGATAGCAGCAACAGCTCCAGCAGGTGATTAAAAACAATACTATGTTAGAGTTTATATGTCGAAAACGATTAAGGCCCAGTTCAACAATGGCCAGTTAGCTTAACTAGTAGTTAACTCTCACTCTCCGTCTCTATCTAACCTTTGAGttaaaaagagacagagagtgAGAGTTAACTACTAGTTAAGCTAACTGGCCACTGTTGAACTGGGCCTAAGAGTTATATCATTTTCcttcgtttttaatattatttttctataagtCGTTGGTTTTGCAGTTCTTCACCTTCAAAGAAGCAGAACATTAAACTTAAGAAGCCAAAGACGATTACCAAGACTCCTTCGCCAGGTGTGAAACCTCGTGCGAAGCTAGGTAACTACACTGTTGAGCTGtagatttttcaaatacattaCATCCCTGTAATTATCTTCAAGGAGCTACTCCGAAGAATAAGCTGAATAAACTTTCACCCGGGTCGTCGAAAAAGACAGAAAAGAAGCAGAAAGGTACGCCTGgtggaaagaagaaaaagaaggaagaagatgAAACTGTAAATGGCACTGTAGAAGAAAAGACCACTAACACTGTAGAAGAGAAGACCAATAACGCTCAAATAGGAAATGGTGCAGCTGAAGGTAAAAGGAAAACTGAAGAATCTGCTTCTTCAAAGAAGGAATCTGAGTCCAATACGGCAGATAAGGTAAAGAAGACTGAAAAGGTGAAGAAGAAACGGGCCAGGATCATTGAGCCAGTGGATTCCAGTGACGATGAGGATCATCTATCTGTATGTTCACAGACTCTTTCAACACTAAAAATcctaatgaaattttaattaatttttatacaaaaagttgaagaaatattattataaatttacaagagAGAATGTTCGTAAATTTTCTCATATCTACAAATTATGGTTTTAGTTACCTGAAAGTCCAAAAAGATCGGAGGTTAAcgatgaagaaaagaaaattgaaagcgAAGACAAGCCTAGCGAGATAAATAACGTTTCAAATAACGACACAGACAAAAGTGCCTCGGACAGTGAAGAGAAGAGTGAAACTCCGAAGAAGTCCTCCACACCTGAGAAGTCACAAACTACTACTACTAAGGATGAAAGCCCGAAGAAGGAGCCTACGCCTGAGAAAAAGGCTAAGAAAGTGCACAACTTTTTTAGTGAGTATTCAATAATTCTaaagtattttgaaaacattacagattgatatttgtattttaatgtaattttaatttaaactgtACAagcttcaaaaattattcaaacggTTATATGAATGCTTCGTGTTGCAGTGTCCAAACAAAAGGGCGACACAAAGGATGACAAAGCGAGCAATAGAAAAAGCGTCTGCCAGTCATACAATCCTAGCGCATCTGCCTATCATCCGATAGACGATGCATGCTGGAAACGAGGAGACAAGTaagttcaaataaaattttgttttagaaGATTTAGGAATACTGTAAGAATCAGCGAAACTTTTGTAAAGCTttagagatatttaaaatctctctctctgtttgaAATTCATAGAACTCCATATAGCGCCTTCGCACGCACTTTGGAGCTCATCGAGGAGACGAGCGGAAGGTTAAAGACAATAGAGATATTGTCAAATTATTTCCGGTCTGTCATAGTCCTGAGCCCTGCGGATCTTCTACCGAGCGTTTATCTGTGCCTTAATCAATTAGCACCGGCGTACGAAggttaataattgattattcaaaaattcaaaaaaaatatttggtgTTTGTCTaaaggtaattttttaaattataagtatctCAATATAGTTATCGCGTTTTTTTAGGAATTGAGTTTGGAGTCGCAGATCAGAATCTAATGAAAGCCGTAGCGCAGTGTACTGGTAGAACGCTGGCGCAAATTAAAGCTGACGTCCAGGAGGTTGGCGATTTGGGAATTGTCGCGGAAAATAGCAGATCTAATCAGAGAACCATGTTTCAACCGCCACCATTGACAGTTTCTAACGTATACTCCAAACTGAAGGAAATCGCTCAGATGACGGGGCCCACGGTAATCCACAgaactattataattattgttattattaatatgaacatataaaagttatctctttctaaacaaaaatttttctcacaGCGCTGAAAAAGATTGaattaagaaacaaaaatttaagttatttaaagaAGTTTAACTTGAAGTTTATaccataaattacaaattaaattgtataaattaaaaattaattgtatttaaaactgaactaaattaatttcgattttaaataaattaaacgagaaacataaaatacttatataaaaataaataaggtaGGAACTGCgtattatgaataataattaatttttttttctacagtcTTTGACGAAAAAGTTGGATAAGATTCAGACGCTGTTTGTGGCGTGTCGTAATGCAGAAGCAAAATACTTCATTAGATCGTTGGCTGGGAAGCTTCGTATTGGATTAGCAGAACAATCTGTTTTGCAAGTAAGTCCCTCGCGATATAACGCtgttttgattattattattattatatattattaaatacctgGACTTTCTTAGGCATTGGCTTTAGCTTGCGCGATGACACCGCCGGAACAAGATTATCCACCCGAAATTCTGAATGCAAGCAAAAAGATGTCGAGCGATCGTTTCAAAGAAAAGTATGACGAGATAGCGCTTACATTGAAAACAACGTATTGGtaagattattttgaaaatattactatctatattataaatattaaaactaataaattagattaaacGATTTTTTCTAAGTAAAATATTctcaattaaaaagaaaaaaaatatataggtatgtatatatatgtttaacaatattttatatatacactatatgattattactacgtttacgcgagcgttacttctgtagtaacttatgataattccttcgcataaacgggattttccttcgcgtaaacgggattttgtagtaacttagataatttactccgcgtaaacgagtgatatatcgtaagttactacagaagtaacgctcgcgtaaacgtagtatatgtttgaaataattaaattggttaaaataaattattttattaaaaaatgtttacttcTCAATTTAGGGACaagatattgtattaaaaatatacttaagtttttttcagtttttgcTATTATATCTTCTTGCAGTGAATGTCCGAATTACAATCTTATAATTCCTGTTCTACTGGAGGATGGAATTAAGGCTTTACCGAGCAAGTGCAAACTCACTCCTGGAATACCTTTGAAACCCATGTTGGCGCATCCTACTAAAGGTGTTCAGGAAGTCCTGACGCGATTCGAAGGCCTGAAATTTACTTGTGAATGGAAGTACGATGGAGAAAGAGCACAGgttctcatttatttaattttgcaaatttgataatataataaataatattttatcgtatgtAGAAGGAAATAAGATGTTTGAGAATTAATTCTTCTGAGAACATgataatttagatttaagtcgtttaaagtattataattcGGCAGATACACGTCGCGGACAATGGACAAGTCAATATATACAGTAGAAATCAGGAAAACAATACAACCAAGTATCCAGATATCATTAAGCGATTCAAAAATACTCGCGGCGATCAAGTAAAGAATTGCATACTCGACTGCGAGGCGGTTGCTTGGGATAGGGagaagaaacaaatattacCGTTCCAAATACTCAGTACAAGAAAGCGAAAGGTaataattacatgttataattttttttgtttaattttaattactgctttgattgtaattattattaactttgtaattaaatgatTGCAATTGTTAAGATTATAATTGCTATGATTATGATTGTCCTAAAGtaacatttcatttttatttttaggatGCTAATGAGGAGGATATCAAAGTACAAGTATGCGTGTTTATGTTCGATCTGTTGTACTTAAATGATGAGCCGTTGGTGAAAGAAACGTTCGCGAAACGTCGTGAACTGCTGAAGGAGCACTTCAAGGAAGTGGAGGGCGAATGGAAATTCGCCAATAGCCTGGATACTACGACGATGGAAGAAGTGGAAGTCTTCTTGGACGAATCTGTGAAGGGAAATTGCGAAGGGCTGATGGTGAAGACGTTGGAAAAGGAAGCAACCTACGAGATCGCGAAGCGATCAAGAAACTGGTTGAAACTCAAAAAAGATTACTTGGATGGCCTCGGCGACACGCTTGACGTGGTCGTAATCGGTGGCTACATCGGCAAGGGAAAGAGGACCGGCACTTACGGTGGTTTTCTCTTAGCTTGTTACGATCAGGAAAACGAAGAGTATCAAAGCATCTGTAAGGTAATATAcctgaaatatttcttgtaaCAGGGACACGTTGTATGATTAATGGAAAACGACAAATTTGAtaattcttgtaatttaaGTTTTTACTGTGAGCATATTAAGGCTCGTCCACAATAGCCTTAAACGTATGCAGTAAGACATAAGCAATAAGCTACAAATTTTTACAGGATTTTTACAGTTCAAAAATAATCGACATTGTTAGTCAATTTTTACTACTTACAttttacggctattgtagaatgggctttatattttgtttgctTGGTGCATTACTTCTAGAGCTTATATcgatgtatattattttcttataaacaGATCGGCACAGGATTCAAAGAGGAGGAGCTCGAAAATTACACCAAATTCTTCAAAGATCATGTAATACCGCAGGTGAAATCGTACTATCGTTTCGATAGTAGCCACGAGCCGGATCACTGGTTCGAGCCAATTCAAGTCTGGGAGATCAAGTGTGCCGACATCAGCCTCAGTCCCGTACACAGAGCGGCTATCGGAATAGTGAGTCTTCCCAAAGCAagcatttgtaaaaatatgacTGACCGTAATTGCGctaaaagaaattgatattgcgtgacgtaattaatttactcCCGAAAATCTTTTATCCACATCGAACATTTCTATCAACTAAACAGAGATAGAAGctacaatatttttgcaattaattctttcttggagttttcttgaaatttttcgagCTCCTTTAATAAGTTTTGTTCTGGTTCAGGTCGATCCGGAAAAGGGACTATCTTTAAGGTTTCCGCGATTTATCAGGATTCGTGAGGATAAGTCCTGCGAGCAGGCTACTTCCGCTCAAGATGTGGCGGACATGTACAACAATCAAGagcagattaaaaataaaacttcagCATCGAAAACCgcggaggaagatttctattaatttgttttcttttttatgtcgCGACGCACAAATTGAGTCAGTAAATcatgtatcttttattttataatcattatttctGGGGATCGATTCTGTATCTTGGGACGagatgaaaattacaaaagtgaggaaattcactagagaatctacaatttcatttgtcgaaatctagtaaatctgttcacttttgtaattttcaccttgTTCCAAGATACAGAATCGACCCCCTCTGTAGGagttattgtaaataaaacacGTTTGATACGGCATACAAATTCTGTAATTTTCATTCGTGTTGCGACAtctgacatttatttattatactaatgaaaattaattttggaggaggattaattaatattttatttattgaccCCATACGCGCCTGGTCCCTTGCGCTTGTTCAAGACTTTATAGGCAAATGCTATTCTCGATATACTTAAGGCTACTTTTCCTAAGAAGCTGCTAAAAAATTGTCTCGTGTATTTGTCATGTTACATGGAATACGAAAAGTTAACTTACCACAGTCCACTTTttcaataattgaaaatggTCTAGTTCTTAgaatttagaaaaagataaaagtaagtgcagttaaaaaataagtttgacagttaattttaattaatcatttatttttacattacgtAGTTAACcgacataaataaattggATGAAGTTTTCGTGCGAAGTCTCGTTTGTATTTTGCatgaattaattatcataggataatctaaatatttttttaaactgataTCTCGGCTAACTTCATTCGAATGTATCTTGGGTCTGTTCGCGTTGCTTGCACTTTTCGCACTCAGCatcttcgctttctctctctccaacggctaatatatatttatctcattttaagTGCAAAAATGTGGGGATTTCAAGCAACGCGAACAAGCCTCTTCTTCCAATCGCAAGTCGCATTCAACGCGGATGTCGCGGACGGCCACCGTTGACAGCACTGTCGCGAGAGTGATCAGTCGACACTGGGCGCGTTTAGCAGACCAAGCTTctgagtagcagtcgaacgtgattggctcttacgtttagaaccaaccaatcaacgcagagtgttgataagacgaactcaacagttgtgtctgctaaACGCGGCCACAGTGTCGACTCGTGTCGACTGACTACAGTAAATACAGTTGACTACAACCAATTACAACTTCAGACCGGTGCGCGGTGATCCTGTCGAGCCGTCGTCGAGTCGATCCCGATCAGTCGATGCAATATGCGACGCGGTACGTTTGCGACGTTCGTCGCGCGAGTTTGAGCCGCACGAGCACGGTGTACGCGTGCATGGTGGCCGCGTTCCTTAACGAGGACCTGTTTGGGATTCGCATTAGT is a window of Temnothorax longispinosus isolate EJ_2023e chromosome 1, Tlon_JGU_v1, whole genome shotgun sequence DNA encoding:
- the Dnalig1 gene encoding DNA ligase 1 isoform X2, with amino-acid sequence MLKILATCSRLSSLALPARRLELAVAAHSRFVVVFNWIHTTNSHNSSDKQENQDAVENGKRKRDSSNSSSSSSPSKKQNIKLKKPKTITKTPSPGVKPRAKLGATPKNKLNKLSPGSSKKTEKKQKGTPGGKKKKKEEDETVNGTVEEKTTNTVEEKTNNAQIGNGAAEGKRKTEESASSKKESESNTADKVKKTEKVKKKRARIIEPVDSSDDEDHLSLPESPKRSEVNDEEKKIESEDKPSEINNVSNNDTDKSASDSEEKSETPKKSSTPEKSQTTTTKDESPKKEPTPEKKAKKVHNFFMSKQKGDTKDDKASNRKSVCQSYNPSASAYHPIDDACWKRGDKTPYSAFARTLELIEETSGRLKTIEILSNYFRSVIVLSPADLLPSVYLCLNQLAPAYEGIEFGVADQNLMKAVAQCTGRTLAQIKADVQEVGDLGIVAENSRSNQRTMFQPPPLTVSNVYSKLKEIAQMTGPTSLTKKLDKIQTLFVACRNAEAKYFIRSLAGKLRIGLAEQSVLQALALACAMTPPEQDYPPEILNASKKMSSDRFKEKYDEIALTLKTTYCECPNYNLIIPVLLEDGIKALPSKCKLTPGIPLKPMLAHPTKGVQEVLTRFEGLKFTCEWKYDGERAQIHVADNGQVNIYSRNQENNTTKYPDIIKRFKNTRGDQVKNCILDCEAVAWDREKKQILPFQILSTRKRKDANEEDIKVQVCVFMFDLLYLNDEPLVKETFAKRRELLKEHFKEVEGEWKFANSLDTTTMEEVEVFLDESVKGNCEGLMVKTLEKEATYEIAKRSRNWLKLKKDYLDGLGDTLDVVVIGGYIGKGKRTGTYGGFLLACYDQENEEYQSICKIGTGFKEEELENYTKFFKDHVIPQVKSYYRFDSSHEPDHWFEPIQVWEIKCADISLSPVHRAAIGIVDPEKGLSLRFPRFIRIREDKSCEQATSAQDVADMYNNQEQIKNKTSASKTAEEDFY
- the Dnalig1 gene encoding DNA ligase 1 isoform X1 codes for the protein MLKILATCSRLSSLALPARRLELAVAAHSRFVVVFNWIHTTNSHNSSDKQENQDAVENGKRKRDSSNSSSSRWFCSSSPSKKQNIKLKKPKTITKTPSPGVKPRAKLGATPKNKLNKLSPGSSKKTEKKQKGTPGGKKKKKEEDETVNGTVEEKTTNTVEEKTNNAQIGNGAAEGKRKTEESASSKKESESNTADKVKKTEKVKKKRARIIEPVDSSDDEDHLSLPESPKRSEVNDEEKKIESEDKPSEINNVSNNDTDKSASDSEEKSETPKKSSTPEKSQTTTTKDESPKKEPTPEKKAKKVHNFFMSKQKGDTKDDKASNRKSVCQSYNPSASAYHPIDDACWKRGDKTPYSAFARTLELIEETSGRLKTIEILSNYFRSVIVLSPADLLPSVYLCLNQLAPAYEGIEFGVADQNLMKAVAQCTGRTLAQIKADVQEVGDLGIVAENSRSNQRTMFQPPPLTVSNVYSKLKEIAQMTGPTSLTKKLDKIQTLFVACRNAEAKYFIRSLAGKLRIGLAEQSVLQALALACAMTPPEQDYPPEILNASKKMSSDRFKEKYDEIALTLKTTYCECPNYNLIIPVLLEDGIKALPSKCKLTPGIPLKPMLAHPTKGVQEVLTRFEGLKFTCEWKYDGERAQIHVADNGQVNIYSRNQENNTTKYPDIIKRFKNTRGDQVKNCILDCEAVAWDREKKQILPFQILSTRKRKDANEEDIKVQVCVFMFDLLYLNDEPLVKETFAKRRELLKEHFKEVEGEWKFANSLDTTTMEEVEVFLDESVKGNCEGLMVKTLEKEATYEIAKRSRNWLKLKKDYLDGLGDTLDVVVIGGYIGKGKRTGTYGGFLLACYDQENEEYQSICKIGTGFKEEELENYTKFFKDHVIPQVKSYYRFDSSHEPDHWFEPIQVWEIKCADISLSPVHRAAIGIVDPEKGLSLRFPRFIRIREDKSCEQATSAQDVADMYNNQEQIKNKTSASKTAEEDFY